One Myripristis murdjan chromosome 18, fMyrMur1.1, whole genome shotgun sequence DNA window includes the following coding sequences:
- the haus6 gene encoding HAUS augmin-like complex subunit 6 isoform X2 gives MEGTVPLLKSNGKYLWFALLGLGFQPDAATSLVTGRANVKQLNFGTTMFEKPNKDAFHIVIHFLLNKLNPTRFQEVYRHCWPVLNHKADAEFRKVTCAWLREIMDENGSAGSKVVASLFLSPGGPKFINVMLQLANHVMLQEMKTFTTNGSWVPETAATSVSKDMLWKRTKLMRTRFLKVAVDQDNLLQEYQRRAQSLVKSSKDIRAEGAKYDDLLKCHISNGAQDGASQAQKIQKVRYLWSVFDGMLSTIKEEQKVVDCVVNGEVDQHTLDGTDLVLKIPQTLLERIEQLPQHLSAGNVYEAGQLNLLSVLELMNHALLLLKEEQSRLPEACAPQLHPQHLQEKCLHMARGLKGLQLMRQKISKEEIPEVRGAIRKLEAEWDRKWMDTLKDTPLISFLNEDPALGFLSPMAPLSFEPATEAIYTSSVFSQYRAKLLEEKPAETKSQDGDTSYSKLKSFCLPTDEKMETPVATTKASSRADTSLHGLLDTQSSPVSTPPPKPHQASMRKTTHSHPRPVTMRTKAQILDREYDNLANQFADAVTANSPMDGRIKGLELEDLLSTLGGDPFSTRKQLPRTPESLILDVKNSWRKAIEEDKAQKTHLSAKSDVDSIIECLTPLADVSLRPSAPSQSVSSDPTSAAHHSSPPVCQQGESHMSTLSWDCSNTEAPHSPSGTGSSAFHFSLHHETLPEMPGSDSLLSLSEEAADPSEEEEEEEDELLLPGIPSLKSETKQTLLTARQRLEQIQQACSDSSFMDNRKRSPDCLLSRHEAPSLDRNWLMAATMDAATSVAATEKVFSLDLDTLESPSPPNKQEYSLPKLVTFSPIDDM, from the exons ATGGAGGGGACTGTACCGTTACTGAAGAGCAACGGTAAATATCTGTGGTTTGCCCTGCTGGGTTTGGGATTTCAGCCAGACGCTGCGACGTCGCTTGTGACCGGCAGAGCCAACGTTAAGCAGCTCAATTTTGGAAC GACGATGTTTGAAAAACCAAACAAGGATGCTTTCCACATTGTCATCCATTTCTTGTTGAACAAGCTCAACCCCACACGCTTTCAGGAGGTATACAG GCATTGCTGGCCTGTTTTGAATCACAAAGCAGATGCTGAGTTCCGGAAAGTCACTTGTGCTTGGCTGCGAGAGATAATG GATGAAAATGGCAGTGCAGGATCCAAAGTGGTAGCGTCATTGTTCCTCTCACCTGGAGGCCCCAAGTTTATAAATGTGATGCTCCAGTTGGCCAATCATGTCATGCTGCAGGAAATGAAGACCTTCACCACAA ATGGCAGCTGGGTTCCTGAGACTGCAGCGACTTCTGTCTCCAAGGACATGCTTTGGAAGAGAACAAAACTGATGAGGACCAGGTTCCTGAAGGTTGCTGTGGACCAGGACAACCTTCTTCAGGAGTACCAGAGACGAGCCCA GTCCCTGGTGAAGTCTAGTAAAGATATCAGGGCTGAGGGCGCCAAGTATGATGATCTGCTCAA GTGTCACATTAGTAATGGTGCACAGGACGGTGCTTCTCAAGCTCAGAAAATCCAAAAG GTGCGCTACCTGTGGTCGGTCTTTGATGGAATGTTGTCGACCATCAAAGAAGAGCAGAAGGTGGTGGACTGTGTTGTGAACGGTGAAGTGGACCAACACACCTTAGATGGGACAGACCTCGTTCTCAAGATTCCCCAGACTCTGCTGGAGAGAATTGAGCAGCTCCCACAGCAT TTGAGCGCAGGGAATGTGTACGAAGCGGGTCAGCTAAACCTCCTGAGTGTGCTGGAGCTGATGAACCATGCCCTACTCCTCCTAAAGGAGGAGCAGTCCCGGCTTCCTGAAGCCTGTGCACCCCAGCTTCATCCACAGCACCTGCAGGAGAAGTGTCTGCACATGGCCCGAGGGCTGAAGGGCCTGCAGCTCATGAG ACAAAAGATTTCCAAAGAAGAAATCCCTGAGGTCAGGGGCGCCATTAGAAAGTTGGAGGCCGAGTGGGACAGGAAGTGGATGGATACTCTGAAAGATACACCCCTGATCTCTTTTCTAAATGAGGATCCT GCTCTTGGTTTCCTCTCACCAATGGCTCCACTGTCTTTTGAGCCGGCAACTGAAGCCATTTACACAAGCAGTGTTTTCTCCCAGTACCGTGCTAAGCTTCTTG AGGAGAAGCCTGCAGAGACTAAATCACAGGATGGAGACACAAGTTACTCTAAGCTCAaaag CTTTTGCCTTCCAACAGATGAGAAAATGGAAACTCCTGTTGCCACAACGAAAGCATCCTCGAGAGCAGATACCTCTCTCCATGGGCTTTTGGATACACAGTCCTCACCTGTCAGCACTCCACCGCCAAAACCTCATCAG GCCAGCATGAGGAAGACAACTCATTCTCATCCGAGGCCGGTTACCATGAGGACTAAGGCTCAGATATTGGACAGGGAATATGATAACCTCGCCAATCAG ttTGCAGATGCTGTTACCGCAAACAGTCCGATGGATGGCAGGATCAAAGGTTTGGAGCTGGAAGACCTTCTCAGCACTCTAGGGGGTGATCCCTTCTCTACCAGGAAGCAGTTGCCACGCACCCCAGAGAGCTTGA TTTTGGATGTGAAGAACTCCTGGCGAAAGGCAATCGAGGAAGACAAAGCCCAGAAAACACATCTGTCAGCCAAGTCTGATGTCGACAGCATCATTGAATGCCTCACTCCTCTTGCTGACGTCTCACTGAGACCCAGTGCTCCCTCCCAGAGCGTCTCCTCTGACCCCACTTCTGCTGCACACCACAGTAGTCCTCCTGTCTGCCAGCAGGGGGAGTCACACATGTCCACTCTGTCATGGGACTGCTCCAACACAGAGGCCCCTCATAGCCCGAGTGGCACAGGCAGCAGTGCCTTCCACTTCAGCCTTCACCACGAGACTCTTCCTGAGATGCCAGGTAGTGACAGCTTGCTGAGCCTCAGCGAGGAAGCTGCGGACCcctcagaggaagaggaggaagaggaggatgagctTCTCCTCCCTGGCATCCCCTCCCTGAAGAGCGAGACCAAGCAAACACTGCTAACTGCACGTCAGCGTCTGGAGCAGATCCAGCAGGCGTGCAGCGATAGCTCATTCATGGacaacaggaagaggagtcCAGACTGCCTTCTGTCTCGTCACGAAGCACCCAGTTTGGACAGGAACTGGCTAATGGCAGCAACGATGGACGCTGCAACATCAGTGGCAGCCACAGAGAAAGTCTTCTCACTTGATCTGGATACACTAGAGAGCCCCTCGCCCCCAAACAAGCAGGAATACAGCCTCCCCAAGCTGGTAACATTCTCTCCCATAGATGACATGTAG
- the plaa gene encoding phospholipase A-2-activating protein, with protein MASENSFKLRCSIPGHEMDVRGLAAAVFPDGAFVSVSRDRTGRVWVPNSSPDRSFTEMHCMSGHSNFVSCVCIIAPSETYPRGLIATGGNDHNICVFTLDQPQPLYTLKGHKNTVCALSSGKFGTLLSGSWDTTAKVWLNEKCMMTLQGHSAAVWAVIILPEQGLMLSGSADKTIKLWKAGRCERTFTGHEDCVRGLAVISEHEFFSCSNDASIRRWMVTGECVQVYYSHTNYIYSISVFPNGQDFVSTGEDRTLRIWRKGDCTQTIRLPAQSVWCCCILPNGDIAVGASDGIIRVFTEAEDRMASPEDLQAFEDELSKATIDPKTGDLGDIKIEDLPGKEHLDEPGNRDGQTRLIKEGQNVEAYQWSVSDSRWVKIGDVVGGSNQQTSKSVMYEGKEYDYVFTIDVNEGGPSMKLPYNVSDDPWLTAHNFLQKNDLSPMFLDQVANFIIENTKGHVVGPAQPSAVDPFTGTGRYIPGSSDSRTGFGADPFTGSGRYIPGSDVTTGAPAGVADPFTGGGAYSSAALRQTSTNIYFPKTDGVTFEQANTTQIIAKLKELNNGAPQKHKLSEEVLESLEKLLMCVCGPSSSEQPLTIQQINLLWKASHWPEDIVFPVLDIMRLAVRHPQVNESLCGEEEGVQLCNHLLSLMRPEGRPANQMLALRTLCNCFSGQHGRALLMAQRETVLSRATDLASVCNKNIHIALATLVLNYASCLHGQPDLEAKAQCLSVASTALESVQDKEAVFRLLVALGTTVASDHTAQDLARSLGVNSQIAKYSSVSDPVKVGECCQLVLKELQ; from the exons ATGGCATCAGAAAACTCGTTTAAACTCAGGTGCTCCATTCCGGGTCACGAAATGGATGTTAGAGGACTCGCAGCCGCTGTTTTTCCAGACGGagcttttgtgtctgtgtccagaGACCGAACCGGAAGGGTCTGGGTGCCCAACTCAag CCCAGACAGAAGCTTCACAGAGATGCACTGTATGTCTGGCCATTCAAATTTTGTATCCTGTGTATGCATCATCGCACCTAGTGAAACATATCCTCGAGGGCTTATTGCTACGGGTGGGAATGATCATAATATTTGTGTGTTCACACTGGACCAGCCCCAGCCCCTCTACACTCTCAAGGGTCACAAAAACACAG TTTGCGCTCTGTCGTCCGGGAAGTTTGGGACGCTGCTGAGTGGCTCCTGGGACACCACAGCCAAAGTCTGGCTCAATGAGAAGTGCATGATGACACTGCAG GGCCACTCTGCAGCAGTGTGGGCAGTGATCATCCTACCTGAGCAAGGCCTGATGCTCTCTGGATCAGCAGATAAGACCATAAAGCTTTGGAAGGCCGGCCGCTGTGAGAGGACGTTTACAG GTCACGAAGACTGCGTAAGAGGACTAGCAGTGATCAGCGAGCATGAGTTTTTCTCTTGCAGCAATGATGCCAGTATCAGAAGATGGATGGTGACAGGGGAGTGTGTGCAGGTCTACTATAGCCATACCAACTACATCTACAGTATATCTGTCTTCCCTAATGGCCAAG ATTTTGTAAGCACTGGAGAGGACAGAACTTTGAGGATATGGAGGAAGGGGGACTGTACTCAGACCATCCGCCTACCTGCCCAGTCTGTGTGGTGCTGCTGTATTCTGCCCAATGGTGATATAGCTGTAGGAGCAAG TGATGGTATTATTCGTGTGTTCACGGAGGCCGAGGACCGCATGGCCAGTCCAGAGGACCTGCAGGCCTTTGAAGATGAACTCTCCAAAGCCACCATCGACCCCAAGACAGGCGACCTGGGAGACATCAAGATAGAGGACCTTCCAGGAAAGGAGCACCTCGATGAGCCTG GCAATCGTGATGGGCAGACACGCCTGATTAAAGAGGGACAGAACGTGGAGGCCTACCAGTGGAGCGTCAGTGATAGTCGCTGGGTGAAAATTGGGGATGTGGTCGGAGGCTCAAACCAGCAGACATCCAAGAGCGTGATGTATGAGGGAAAG GAGTACGACTATGTCTTCACCATTGACGTGAATGAAGGAGGGCCGTCCATGAAGCTGCCTTACAATGTGTCAGACGATCCTTGGCTGACGGCGCACAACTTCCTGCAGAAGAATGACCTCAGTCCCATGTTCCTCGACCAGGTTGCCAATTTCATCATAGAGAACACCAAAGGACATGTGGTGGGGCCGGCTCAGCCCAGTGCTGTTGACCCATTCACCG GGACAGGTCGGTATATCCCTGGGTCGTCTGATAGTAGGACAGGCTTTGGAGCAGATCCTTTCACAG GCTCTGGTCGCTACATCCCTGGGTCAGATGTGACTACAGGTGCTCCTGCAGGTGTGGCAGATCCCTTCACAG GGGGAGGTGCTTACTCCTCAGCAGCACTCAGGCAGACATCAACCAACATCTACTTCCCTAAGACAGATGGGGTGACTTTTGAGCAAGCCAATACTACGCAGATCATTG CCAAGCTGAAAGAGCTGAATAATGGAGCACCTCAGAAGCACAAGCTTTCTGAGGAGGTTCTGGAGAGCCTGGAGAagctgctgatgtgtgtgtgtggccccaGCTCCTCCGAGCAGCCCCTGACCATCCAGCAGATCAACCTGCTCTGGAAGGCCTCCCACTGGCCTGAAG ATATTGTGTTCCCTGTCCTGGACATCATGAGGCTGGCAGTGCGCCACCCGCAGGTCAATGAGAGTCTgtgtggagaggaggaaggagtcCAGCTGTGCAACCACCTGCTGAGCCTGATGAGGCCCGAGGGGCGTCCCGCCAACCAAATGCTGGCGTTACGGACACTGTGTAACTGTTTTAGTGGCCAGCATGGCCGAGCCCTGCTCATGGCCCAACGTGAGACGGTGCTGTCACGTGCTACCGACCTGGCCTCTGTCTGCAACAAGAACATCCACATCGCCTTGGCCACTCTGGTGCTCAATTATGCCAGCTGCCTGCACGGCCAACCCGATCTAGAGGCGAAGGCCCAGTGCCTGTCTGTGGCCAGCACAGCCCTGGAGTCGGTGCAGGACAAGGAGGCTGTGTTCAGGCTACTGGTGGCCCTGGGCACGACTGTGGCCTCAGACCACACAGCCCAGGACCTGGCTCGCTCGCTGGGCGTCAACTCCCAGATAGCCAAGTACTCCTCAGTATCAGACCCAGTGAAGGTGGGCGAGTGCTGCCAGCTGGTTTTAAAAGAATTACAATAG
- the haus6 gene encoding HAUS augmin-like complex subunit 6 isoform X1, translating to MEGTVPLLKSNGKYLWFALLGLGFQPDAATSLVTGRANVKQLNFGTTMFEKPNKDAFHIVIHFLLNKLNPTRFQEVYRHCWPVLNHKADAEFRKVTCAWLREIMDENGSAGSKVVASLFLSPGGPKFINVMLQLANHVMLQEMKTFTTNGSWVPETAATSVSKDMLWKRTKLMRTRFLKVAVDQDNLLQEYQRRAQSLVKSSKDIRAEGAKYDDLLKCHISNGAQDGASQAQKIQKVRYLWSVFDGMLSTIKEEQKVVDCVVNGEVDQHTLDGTDLVLKIPQTLLERIEQLPQHLSAGNVYEAGQLNLLSVLELMNHALLLLKEEQSRLPEACAPQLHPQHLQEKCLHMARGLKGLQLMRQKISKEEIPEVRGAIRKLEAEWDRKWMDTLKDTPLISFLNEDPALGFLSPMAPLSFEPATEAIYTSSVFSQYRAKLLEEKPAETKSQDGDTSYSKLKRNSFCLPTDEKMETPVATTKASSRADTSLHGLLDTQSSPVSTPPPKPHQASMRKTTHSHPRPVTMRTKAQILDREYDNLANQFADAVTANSPMDGRIKGLELEDLLSTLGGDPFSTRKQLPRTPESLILDVKNSWRKAIEEDKAQKTHLSAKSDVDSIIECLTPLADVSLRPSAPSQSVSSDPTSAAHHSSPPVCQQGESHMSTLSWDCSNTEAPHSPSGTGSSAFHFSLHHETLPEMPGSDSLLSLSEEAADPSEEEEEEEDELLLPGIPSLKSETKQTLLTARQRLEQIQQACSDSSFMDNRKRSPDCLLSRHEAPSLDRNWLMAATMDAATSVAATEKVFSLDLDTLESPSPPNKQEYSLPKLVTFSPIDDM from the exons ATGGAGGGGACTGTACCGTTACTGAAGAGCAACGGTAAATATCTGTGGTTTGCCCTGCTGGGTTTGGGATTTCAGCCAGACGCTGCGACGTCGCTTGTGACCGGCAGAGCCAACGTTAAGCAGCTCAATTTTGGAAC GACGATGTTTGAAAAACCAAACAAGGATGCTTTCCACATTGTCATCCATTTCTTGTTGAACAAGCTCAACCCCACACGCTTTCAGGAGGTATACAG GCATTGCTGGCCTGTTTTGAATCACAAAGCAGATGCTGAGTTCCGGAAAGTCACTTGTGCTTGGCTGCGAGAGATAATG GATGAAAATGGCAGTGCAGGATCCAAAGTGGTAGCGTCATTGTTCCTCTCACCTGGAGGCCCCAAGTTTATAAATGTGATGCTCCAGTTGGCCAATCATGTCATGCTGCAGGAAATGAAGACCTTCACCACAA ATGGCAGCTGGGTTCCTGAGACTGCAGCGACTTCTGTCTCCAAGGACATGCTTTGGAAGAGAACAAAACTGATGAGGACCAGGTTCCTGAAGGTTGCTGTGGACCAGGACAACCTTCTTCAGGAGTACCAGAGACGAGCCCA GTCCCTGGTGAAGTCTAGTAAAGATATCAGGGCTGAGGGCGCCAAGTATGATGATCTGCTCAA GTGTCACATTAGTAATGGTGCACAGGACGGTGCTTCTCAAGCTCAGAAAATCCAAAAG GTGCGCTACCTGTGGTCGGTCTTTGATGGAATGTTGTCGACCATCAAAGAAGAGCAGAAGGTGGTGGACTGTGTTGTGAACGGTGAAGTGGACCAACACACCTTAGATGGGACAGACCTCGTTCTCAAGATTCCCCAGACTCTGCTGGAGAGAATTGAGCAGCTCCCACAGCAT TTGAGCGCAGGGAATGTGTACGAAGCGGGTCAGCTAAACCTCCTGAGTGTGCTGGAGCTGATGAACCATGCCCTACTCCTCCTAAAGGAGGAGCAGTCCCGGCTTCCTGAAGCCTGTGCACCCCAGCTTCATCCACAGCACCTGCAGGAGAAGTGTCTGCACATGGCCCGAGGGCTGAAGGGCCTGCAGCTCATGAG ACAAAAGATTTCCAAAGAAGAAATCCCTGAGGTCAGGGGCGCCATTAGAAAGTTGGAGGCCGAGTGGGACAGGAAGTGGATGGATACTCTGAAAGATACACCCCTGATCTCTTTTCTAAATGAGGATCCT GCTCTTGGTTTCCTCTCACCAATGGCTCCACTGTCTTTTGAGCCGGCAACTGAAGCCATTTACACAAGCAGTGTTTTCTCCCAGTACCGTGCTAAGCTTCTTG AGGAGAAGCCTGCAGAGACTAAATCACAGGATGGAGACACAAGTTACTCTAAGCTCAaaag AAACAGCTTTTGCCTTCCAACAGATGAGAAAATGGAAACTCCTGTTGCCACAACGAAAGCATCCTCGAGAGCAGATACCTCTCTCCATGGGCTTTTGGATACACAGTCCTCACCTGTCAGCACTCCACCGCCAAAACCTCATCAG GCCAGCATGAGGAAGACAACTCATTCTCATCCGAGGCCGGTTACCATGAGGACTAAGGCTCAGATATTGGACAGGGAATATGATAACCTCGCCAATCAG ttTGCAGATGCTGTTACCGCAAACAGTCCGATGGATGGCAGGATCAAAGGTTTGGAGCTGGAAGACCTTCTCAGCACTCTAGGGGGTGATCCCTTCTCTACCAGGAAGCAGTTGCCACGCACCCCAGAGAGCTTGA TTTTGGATGTGAAGAACTCCTGGCGAAAGGCAATCGAGGAAGACAAAGCCCAGAAAACACATCTGTCAGCCAAGTCTGATGTCGACAGCATCATTGAATGCCTCACTCCTCTTGCTGACGTCTCACTGAGACCCAGTGCTCCCTCCCAGAGCGTCTCCTCTGACCCCACTTCTGCTGCACACCACAGTAGTCCTCCTGTCTGCCAGCAGGGGGAGTCACACATGTCCACTCTGTCATGGGACTGCTCCAACACAGAGGCCCCTCATAGCCCGAGTGGCACAGGCAGCAGTGCCTTCCACTTCAGCCTTCACCACGAGACTCTTCCTGAGATGCCAGGTAGTGACAGCTTGCTGAGCCTCAGCGAGGAAGCTGCGGACCcctcagaggaagaggaggaagaggaggatgagctTCTCCTCCCTGGCATCCCCTCCCTGAAGAGCGAGACCAAGCAAACACTGCTAACTGCACGTCAGCGTCTGGAGCAGATCCAGCAGGCGTGCAGCGATAGCTCATTCATGGacaacaggaagaggagtcCAGACTGCCTTCTGTCTCGTCACGAAGCACCCAGTTTGGACAGGAACTGGCTAATGGCAGCAACGATGGACGCTGCAACATCAGTGGCAGCCACAGAGAAAGTCTTCTCACTTGATCTGGATACACTAGAGAGCCCCTCGCCCCCAAACAAGCAGGAATACAGCCTCCCCAAGCTGGTAACATTCTCTCCCATAGATGACATGTAG